From the Desulfosarcina sp. BuS5 genome, one window contains:
- a CDS encoding (Fe-S)-binding protein yields the protein MTELIGPSQFWLFGFFPTFILSFLIPVTGVAAFAYIIAKRLAPLILAAPDKRSDNLPMRAYNILKIWLAQYRHPRYMLAGVLHMIIFFGFLILSVRSTSLVIIGMYKDFVLPGFSGVVGDIYNILKDIAATAVFLACAVAAVRRGYFKPARYAVPEKYGHDHTSEAVFVLGLIMTLMISESLFEATEVAHGHVAFLLPFTLVWCFSLVLNNASNGILQALHIIAYYIHDLTFFFFLCFLPMGKHFHVITSFFNVLFMRIKKGNIKPVKYGVPDDKLDDLESFGVKKLEDFTWKHLLDFYTCADCGRCSDQCPANAVKRPLSPRFISIKGRDKIFKNYPLRGKFLPSESLIGDIYEEDEIWSCTTCGACEQECPLGIEYIDKIVDLRRGMVDEGMVPQSLQKPLSAIEKRGNPWGKMEKKRADWSKDKEFAEVCPVKVLEKGATAETLYFVDSITSYDDRMQDIARSTSKILNYAGIDFGILGKAEKDSGNEIRRFGEEMLFQDMKGKNTDAILNSGANLIVTADPHALNVLKNDYTGLPPVEHISQTIVRKIKSGEIRLNSAQDNEKIYTYHDPCYLGRHNDIYEDPRDAIDAIPGIKRIDMLKSRDRSFCCGGGGLMLFYEPEEEQRMGVLRVEMAKEAGANVIVTACPFCLVNIEDAIKVAGLEGAMEVLDLAELIEQHLVG from the coding sequence ATGACAGAATTAATAGGGCCCTCACAATTTTGGCTTTTTGGCTTTTTTCCTACTTTTATCTTATCCTTTCTGATTCCGGTCACAGGTGTCGCGGCCTTTGCATATATAATTGCAAAAAGGCTTGCCCCTCTCATTCTGGCTGCCCCGGACAAACGCAGTGATAACCTGCCCATGCGGGCATATAATATTTTGAAGATCTGGCTGGCCCAGTATAGGCATCCGAGATATATGCTGGCCGGTGTACTGCATATGATTATATTTTTCGGCTTCCTGATCTTGTCGGTCCGCTCGACATCCCTGGTTATTATCGGAATGTACAAGGATTTTGTTCTTCCTGGCTTTTCCGGAGTCGTCGGTGATATTTATAATATATTAAAGGATATAGCCGCCACGGCAGTCTTTCTTGCGTGTGCGGTCGCCGCTGTGCGAAGGGGTTATTTCAAACCTGCAAGGTATGCTGTTCCTGAAAAATACGGCCACGATCATACATCTGAAGCGGTTTTTGTTTTAGGACTGATCATGACCCTGATGATTTCCGAAAGCCTGTTTGAGGCTACCGAGGTTGCCCACGGCCACGTAGCCTTCCTGCTTCCTTTTACGCTTGTATGGTGTTTTAGCCTTGTGCTTAACAATGCTTCAAACGGCATTCTCCAAGCATTGCATATCATAGCCTATTATATTCACGACCTTACGTTTTTCTTTTTTCTTTGCTTTTTACCGATGGGCAAGCATTTTCATGTTATTACATCTTTCTTTAATGTCTTGTTCATGCGGATTAAAAAAGGCAACATTAAACCGGTAAAATATGGTGTGCCGGATGATAAACTTGATGACCTTGAGTCCTTTGGAGTAAAGAAACTGGAGGATTTTACCTGGAAGCACCTGCTTGATTTTTATACATGTGCGGATTGCGGCAGATGTTCCGACCAATGCCCGGCGAATGCGGTTAAACGTCCCTTGTCACCCAGATTTATTTCTATTAAAGGGCGTGATAAAATTTTTAAAAATTATCCCCTGCGTGGAAAATTTTTACCAAGCGAGTCCCTGATCGGTGATATTTATGAAGAAGATGAAATCTGGTCATGCACCACATGCGGGGCATGTGAGCAGGAGTGCCCGCTGGGGATAGAGTATATAGACAAGATCGTTGATTTGAGACGCGGCATGGTGGACGAAGGCATGGTGCCCCAATCTTTGCAAAAACCGCTCAGCGCTATTGAGAAACGCGGAAACCCATGGGGCAAAATGGAAAAGAAACGCGCTGACTGGAGCAAGGATAAAGAGTTCGCAGAGGTCTGCCCAGTCAAGGTTCTCGAAAAGGGAGCTACGGCCGAGACACTATATTTTGTAGATAGTATTACTTCCTACGACGACAGGATGCAGGATATTGCGAGGTCTACTTCAAAGATTCTTAATTATGCCGGGATCGATTTCGGAATTCTTGGAAAGGCTGAAAAGGACAGCGGTAATGAGATCAGAAGGTTCGGTGAAGAGATGTTGTTTCAGGATATGAAAGGCAAAAATACCGATGCGATTTTAAATTCCGGGGCCAACCTGATTGTAACTGCCGATCCCCATGCTCTTAATGTATTAAAAAATGATTATACGGGACTTCCCCCGGTGGAGCATATCAGTCAGACAATAGTCAGAAAAATAAAATCCGGCGAAATTCGCTTAAACAGCGCCCAGGATAATGAAAAAATTTACACCTATCACGACCCTTGTTATCTGGGCAGGCACAACGATATTTATGAAGATCCCAGGGATGCCATAGATGCCATACCCGGAATAAAAAGGATCGATATGCTAAAAAGCCGTGACCGTTCCTTCTGCTGCGGCGGCGGGGGTCTTATGCTCTTTTACGAGCCTGAGGAAGAGCAGAGAATGGGAGTTTTAAGGGTGGAGATGGCTAAAGAAGCTGGTGCGAATGTTATCGTCACGGCCTGTCCTTTTTGCCTGGTAAATATAGAAGATGCCATAAAAGTAGCCGGACTGGAAGGGGCTATGGAAGTCCTGGATCTGGCTGAACTAATAGAGCAGCATCTTGTTGGTTAG
- a CDS encoding GntR family transcriptional regulator: MKLSRDHIPLYFQLQQILRKSILSGKISPEDPLPTENELCNQYGVSRTTVRQAFTALLNEGLISRIPGKGTFIIERDPNRKVVHYFHTTGGLVESSNFAKLKKTIHYRGLVTPSIKISKLLNLEQDKKIFCLRGTRYQGDQPICFFITSISSEHAHYFRGRRLTNEIMLTVLERELGQSIQKVRQTFRAVKADERVARHLAIKKDEPVLELEQIYFVSPEIPIEVGINYFHADQYQYAMELKHKLDI; the protein is encoded by the coding sequence ATGAAGCTAAGCAGAGACCATATCCCACTCTATTTTCAACTGCAGCAAATTTTAAGGAAAAGTATTTTATCAGGGAAAATTTCTCCTGAAGATCCATTGCCGACGGAGAATGAACTCTGCAATCAATACGGTGTAAGTAGAACAACGGTCAGACAGGCTTTCACCGCGCTGTTAAATGAAGGTCTTATATCCAGGATACCCGGCAAGGGTACTTTTATAATTGAACGTGATCCCAATCGGAAAGTCGTCCATTATTTTCATACCACAGGCGGGTTGGTTGAATCATCAAATTTTGCCAAACTTAAAAAAACGATTCATTACAGGGGGCTGGTAACACCCTCTATAAAAATCTCCAAACTTCTGAATCTGGAACAGGACAAAAAGATTTTCTGTTTGCGCGGCACCAGATATCAAGGCGATCAGCCCATATGTTTTTTTATTACCAGCATTTCATCCGAGCATGCCCATTATTTCAGAGGCAGGCGGCTTACTAACGAGATCATGCTGACGGTACTGGAAAGGGAGCTCGGCCAGAGCATCCAGAAAGTTCGCCAGACTTTCAGAGCCGTAAAGGCGGATGAACGGGTTGCCCGGCATCTTGCAATCAAGAAGGATGAACCGGTTCTTGAACTGGAACAGATATATTTCGTATCCCCTGAAATACCCATTGAAGTGGGTATAAACTATTTCCATGCAGACCAATACCAATATGCAATGGAATTGAAACATAAACTGGATATTTGA
- the tkt gene encoding transketolase, with protein MNNGLSNSQKETDQLCINTIRTLSMDAVQKANSGHPGAPLGLAAAAYVLWTRVLKHNPKNSAWLDRDRFVLSGGHASMLLYSLLHLSGYGLSIDDIKNFRQWGSKTPGHPEYGHTPGVETTTGPLGQGFANGVGMAMAERHLAARFNVSEHAIVDHFTYIMCGDGDMMEGVTSEAASMAGHLGLSRLICLYDDNGISIEGKTSITFTENVALRFQAYGWQVLQVDDGNDTEKIYEAIMAARAETERPSIVILKTHIAYGSPNKQDTADAHGAPLGVDEIKLTKKNLGWPEDAFFLVPDEVSGRFMECSKKGEKAESEWLGMFESYSSQNPDLAKQWVDAVTGFLKPGWDADLPEFTTSDDPIATRAASGKILNAISEKLPTLIGGSSDLAPSNKTFIDSSPEFQKGSYAGRNIRFGVREHAMGAIMSGMFLHHGVRPYGGTFLVFADYMRAAIRVAALMKLPLIYVFTHDSIAVGEDGPTHQPVEQLASLRAIPGLTVIRPADAEETKNAWRQALTTSGGPVALILSRQKLPVLDKSESKGALSNGAYILSDSKKTPDVILIASGSEVHLAIEAKSILQQKGIATRVVSMPSWELFEKTSLSYKNNVILPGVPLRIAIEAGLPMGWERYTGDKGAIIGINKFGASAPGGTVMEEYGFTTGNIISKVTELI; from the coding sequence ATGAACAACGGCTTGAGCAATAGCCAGAAAGAAACAGATCAATTATGTATTAATACAATCCGCACATTATCCATGGATGCCGTCCAGAAAGCCAATTCCGGACATCCCGGAGCGCCACTGGGGCTTGCGGCGGCTGCATATGTTTTATGGACGCGTGTATTGAAACATAATCCAAAAAATTCGGCCTGGCTGGATCGGGACCGTTTTGTCCTTTCAGGCGGGCATGCCTCCATGCTTCTTTACAGCCTGCTTCATCTTAGCGGATACGGCCTGAGTATTGATGATATAAAAAATTTCAGGCAATGGGGGAGCAAAACACCAGGGCATCCTGAATACGGGCATACACCGGGTGTCGAGACCACCACCGGCCCGCTCGGACAGGGCTTTGCCAACGGCGTGGGCATGGCTATGGCGGAACGTCACCTGGCCGCCCGCTTTAACGTTTCGGAACACGCGATAGTGGATCACTTTACCTATATAATGTGTGGAGACGGCGATATGATGGAGGGGGTTACAAGTGAAGCAGCCTCCATGGCCGGACATCTCGGCCTCTCCAGACTGATCTGTCTTTACGATGACAACGGAATTTCCATTGAAGGTAAGACCTCCATAACATTTACCGAAAACGTCGCTTTGAGATTTCAAGCCTATGGGTGGCAGGTTTTGCAAGTCGATGACGGAAATGATACGGAAAAAATTTATGAAGCAATTATGGCGGCCCGGGCGGAAACTGAAAGACCGTCTATTGTTATCCTTAAAACACATATAGCATACGGCAGCCCTAATAAACAGGATACTGCTGATGCTCATGGCGCTCCCCTGGGAGTAGATGAGATCAAACTCACCAAAAAAAATCTTGGCTGGCCGGAAGATGCCTTTTTCCTGGTACCCGATGAAGTCTCCGGGAGATTTATGGAATGTTCAAAAAAAGGTGAAAAGGCCGAGTCTGAATGGCTGGGGATGTTTGAATCATATTCAAGTCAAAATCCTGATCTTGCAAAACAATGGGTTGATGCCGTCACCGGATTTCTAAAACCAGGATGGGATGCCGATCTGCCTGAATTTACTACCTCAGACGATCCGATTGCCACTCGCGCGGCATCTGGAAAAATTTTGAACGCGATATCGGAAAAGCTTCCAACCCTCATTGGTGGATCATCGGATCTGGCGCCTTCCAACAAAACCTTTATAGATTCCTCACCGGAATTCCAGAAAGGGAGTTATGCCGGCAGGAATATCCGTTTCGGCGTAAGGGAACACGCCATGGGAGCCATAATGTCAGGCATGTTTTTGCATCACGGCGTTCGTCCCTATGGCGGGACTTTCCTCGTTTTTGCTGATTATATGCGCGCGGCAATACGGGTTGCGGCACTGATGAAGCTGCCCTTAATTTACGTCTTCACCCATGACAGCATCGCCGTGGGTGAAGACGGGCCGACTCATCAACCGGTGGAACAGCTTGCCTCCCTGCGGGCTATCCCCGGCCTGACGGTTATAAGACCAGCCGATGCGGAAGAGACCAAAAATGCCTGGCGGCAGGCTTTAACGACCTCGGGAGGCCCTGTCGCTCTTATTCTAAGCCGCCAGAAATTGCCTGTTCTGGATAAATCGGAATCAAAAGGCGCGCTTTCAAACGGAGCGTATATTCTTTCAGATTCAAAAAAGACGCCTGATGTTATTTTGATTGCATCCGGATCAGAGGTACACCTGGCAATTGAGGCAAAAAGCATTTTACAGCAAAAAGGGATCGCGACCAGGGTTGTAAGCATGCCGAGCTGGGAGCTTTTTGAAAAAACCTCCCTTAGCTATAAAAACAATGTTATTTTACCCGGAGTTCCCTTACGCATTGCCATAGAGGCCGGACTCCCCATGGGATGGGAGCGTTATACAGGCGACAAGGGCGCTATAATTGGTATAAATAAATTCGGTGCGTCCGCTCCGGGCGGCACTGTTATGGAAGAATACGGTTTTACAACCGGAAATATCATAAGCAAGGTAACTGAATTGATATAG
- a CDS encoding radical SAM protein produces the protein MHYEGNMIRPPSEANSILLQVTVGCSHNKCRFCGAYKGERFRIKPDAIIMEDIAFAAEYCQRQRRVFLCDGDALIIPQKRLLPILKAIENQLPWVTRVGVYANTKSIKMKTPDELKELKEHGLAIAYMGLETGDDVTLKKIRKGANSDTMIKMGKKVREAGIKLSITVLLGIAGPERSTIHAKETGRVLSEIDPEYVGALSLMLYPDADLYNEYKSGEFVLLEPDKMLEELKIMIKNTNMTRGLFHANHASNYLPIRAIMPKDKEPTLQLIDEALGGRVALRPEWMRAL, from the coding sequence ATGCACTATGAAGGTAATATGATAAGGCCGCCGAGTGAGGCCAACAGCATCCTGTTGCAGGTTACGGTCGGGTGCTCCCATAATAAATGTAGATTCTGCGGAGCTTATAAAGGAGAAAGATTTCGCATAAAACCGGATGCAATTATCATGGAGGATATTGCATTTGCGGCCGAGTACTGCCAACGTCAGCGCAGGGTTTTTTTATGCGACGGAGACGCCTTGATCATACCTCAAAAGAGGTTGCTGCCTATTTTAAAAGCGATAGAGAATCAATTGCCCTGGGTGACCCGCGTTGGGGTATATGCCAATACCAAGAGCATAAAAATGAAAACCCCGGATGAGCTGAAGGAGCTTAAAGAGCATGGCCTCGCCATAGCTTATATGGGCCTTGAAACCGGCGATGATGTAACATTAAAAAAAATTCGTAAGGGCGCAAACTCGGATACCATGATCAAGATGGGTAAAAAGGTACGGGAAGCAGGTATTAAACTATCCATAACCGTGCTTCTGGGGATTGCCGGCCCTGAAAGATCCACTATTCATGCAAAAGAGACCGGCCGGGTTTTATCTGAAATCGATCCCGAATATGTGGGCGCTCTCTCTCTTATGCTTTATCCGGATGCAGATCTTTACAATGAATATAAGTCCGGTGAATTTGTTCTTTTAGAACCGGACAAAATGCTTGAAGAACTGAAAATAATGATAAAGAATACCAATATGACCAGGGGGCTTTTTCATGCCAATCATGCCTCCAATTACCTGCCTATCAGGGCAATAATGCCCAAAGACAAGGAACCTACCCTGCAATTAATTGATGAAGCCCTTGGCGGCCGGGTAGCGCTCAGGCCGGAATGGATGCGAGCGCTTTAA